Below is a window of Myroides profundi DNA.
AAATCAACACTTTTCTTACGAGTAGTATACTCAGACAACAATTTCATATCATTCTCTAAATCCTCATATCTATCTAATTGTGCTTTTAATATCTCATAAGTAGCATTAGTATCTGCTGCTGCTGAGTGAGCATTATCTAGACTCTCATTACAATAAAAACGATAAGCAGCACTTAATGTACGCTCCTCTTTTTTATGGAATATAGTCTGAATATCTACAGATACTCTATTCCCCATTTCGAAGTCTACTCCTGCTCTTAATAATTCTTCTGCTAATAATGGAATATCAAAACGATCTGAATTAAATCCAGCTAAATCAGAATCTTTAATCATATTATACACTAGCGGAGCTAATTCTTTAAACGTTGGCTCATTCGCTACCTTCTCATCCGTAATACCATGTATAGCTGTAGACTGCGCTGGTATAGCTCTCTCTGGATTAACTAGCCATGTCTTACTCTCATTATTTCCGTTTGGAAACACTTTTAATATCGATATCTCTACAATTCTGTCTCTTGCTACGTCTATACCTGTTGTCTCTAAATCAAAGAAACAAATCGGTCTATGTAATTTCAACTCCATTATTCTATTTTTATTTAATTACAAATATAATAAATGTAAACTTTAGCAAATTAAAAACCAATGCTAACTTTTTTAACATTAATAACTAATATCAACATATTTACTTTTTATTATCTTCATGAATATATAACAATTATCACAAATAATAAAGGCTATTCTTAAACAGAACAGCCTTTAAATAAAACATTTAAAATAACATATTTAACCAAACCTATGACTCAAAAGGTGATTTTTTTACCTCATCTTTTATATCACTAGACAAACTTCCTAAGAATACTGTAATATCATCTATTTGCTCTTGGCTTAATTTTACATTTGTTTGTAGACTAGCCATGATACGCACAGCCTCTTTTAGATCTTTCACAGAACCATCATGAAAATAAGGACCTGTATGTTCTATATTTCTTAACCCAGGTACTTTAAACAAATATTTCTCTGTATCCTTTTTACTTAAATCTGCTAATCCATTATCAATCTTCGCAGATTTAGTTTCTTGCCAATAGTCACCATACACTCCGAATTTTTGGAACATCTGTCCTCCTAGCGCTACTCCATTATGACAAGTAATACATCCTACAGAAATAAAAGTCTCTAATCCCTTTTGTTCTTGTGCAGTTAAAGCCGTTATATCCCCATCTAAGAATTTGTCAAATCTGCTTTCAGGCATTAATGTACGCTCAAATGCACCAATGGCATTCGTAATATTCTTAAATGTAATAGGTTCTTTATCTGATTTATATACTGCAGCAAATTTCTCCTTATACATATCTATTTTACGCAATCTATCTTCTAGTTCCTTTTCGTCTTTAATATTGTGTTCTACAGGATTTAGAATTGGCCCTCCAGCTTGTTCTTCTACATCTTTTGCTCTACCATCCCAAAACTGCATACTGTGCAAGGCTGCGTGAAACACTGTAGGAGAATTTCGTCCTCCTAATGATCCATCATCTCCAGGAGAGAATGCTAAATTATCCACTCCATAAGTATTTAAATTATGACATGAATTACAACTGATATTTCCATCCTTAGATAGATTTGTATCAAAATATAAATATTTCCCTAATGCTACTTTCTCTGGATCTAAATTTGTATTCTCTACAGAAGAGATAGGTTGAAAGTAAGCTGAGGCTTTTGTTAGTAATTCAGACTTTACTTCCCCTTTATCATCAGAATTACTTTTTTGCTCTTTTTTACAACTTACCAATGCCAATAAAACAGTCAATAAAACTAGTCGCTTTTTCATATTTAATACTTCTTTGATTTATGATATCAAGTTACTTAGTATAAAGAATAAGAAGAATGACATATATCACCTTACATCACTACTTATGGTTTTACTATTTTCTCAACTTTAATCCAATAGAATAATCATAAACTCAAAAAATGATATCAAAAAACAAACATTAACCAATTAACATTTTGTTTTATTAAATATTTACTCTATTTTGGCTATAACCAACAACGATAAAATACTATGAAAACAATTTATTCTCTTCTTATCCCTTTCTCTTTAGCGATAATTTGCACGAGTTGTCACACCACAGAAACAATAGTATCTTCACCTTATAAACTAAAGAATGAAAAAACAGTAGTCTATTCTGCTAAAACCTTTATGTTTAAAAATTACTTTTTCACCTATGAGAACGGTGAAGCTACTTTAGTATATCAACAAGATGCTAAACTAAATGAAAAGACAGAGCCTGTATACTTGACCCTAAGAGAAAATAAAGAAAATACGAGGTTTCAAGAGTTCACAGATAAGACTAAACAAATCACAGTTAAAATAATTAGCGATTATGAAGTGAGGCTACAACTAGACAAAGCCAGATACACACTCTATACATCAGAGCATCTAAAAGAAGTTAATGCTGATACGCAACGAATACTAGCGGATATCGCTTTATGGAAAAATGACAGATACTAATGATATTCATTTATAAAAAAAGCAACTATAGTTCCATATATAGTTGCTTTTTTCTTATAATCCTGGTTCATAGTTTTCTATCTCTTCTCTTAACCAAGTCGGAATCTCTATTGTTTTTTTCTCTTTGATATCCATCATCACCTGCGTACTTGTACCTATGGCATGTAAGATTAGATCTCTATTCTCCCCTTCACTAACAATAGCATATTCAATCTCAAAACTCTTACCTCCCATTTTAGATATTCTTACCCCTATCTTAGGATGCCTTACATTTAACTTAATCTCCTTAATATAATTACACGAGATATTAGCTATCACAAACATATGTTTAAACCAATCCCATGTCTTACTAGCTTCATTCATATAATACCCTCTACCAATCTGAAAATAGTCGATATACATCACATTATTAACATGTCCCAAAGCATCCATATCACTCCATCTAATCTCTAAAGGATGGAAAAACCTAAAATCATTACTATTAAAATCCATATTTACTCATCTAAAGTTAGAGATTGAAGATATAAAAAACATATTAAAACACAACTCTACTTTCTGCATAATATCTAAACTCCTACTAAAAAGTTTTTTTCAAAAGTGTATGGATATTATTCTTCATTTATAGCATTGTTCACATCATTTCTTTTACTTCCAAATATCGCTTCCTTCCAATTGTAATCTTTCTTAAGAAATTTAATTTCCTTTTTTAAATTAAATCTTTTGATAACAGTAAAGTTAAATGTGCTTGCCAACAACCCCGTTTGATAATCCTTCTTCATGTTTAAGAACAACCCATTAGCTACTGCAGATGCACTAACAATCCACTCCTCCCCTATATAACCAAGAGAGAATCTTCCTACCACAGAAGGGTTAACTGTAAAAACAGTCTTGTTCGTTAATAAATTCTCTTCTATTGCACCATTCACACCAAATGTAAACGCGCCTGCTACCAATACTTTTTTATAAGGCACCCAGTTATACCCATACCCTATATTCGGACCAAAATGGTAAGTACGCTTATCATAATCGTTTAACTCTTCTGAAAGAACCGGAATATTTCGAAGCGATGAATAAAACATCCCTCCTCCTAATAGTAGAGATCCAGCTGACTTCATTTGTACTTTGCTTAAATCGTATGCTGCACCTAATGAGTACTTCTCATTATTCCACACATATTGAAATAAAGCTCCATACATATGAATTTTAAAATCTGGAAAAATATCTTCTGCTGTAGGAGTGTCATCCTTATGATTTTCTTTATATCTATAAAATCCCTTATTGCGTTTATAATATAAGTCTATCAGAAATTTATCTCCATAATGATGGTATTGGAAATCTGTTGCTTTTGTCTTACCCTTTTCCTTCTCTCTCATAAAAGAAAAACCATGACTAAAACTAAAAGAAGAACTTCCCCATAAAAAACCTACACCTATGCTCACTGGTTTATTAGACTCAAATGTCTGTGTACTCTTTTTATCTTCTAGAGTATAATCTAGTGCCAATACATCTTTACCTATAGCAAACTTAACACCATAAGGTTTTATATGATCTTTCACATAAGTAGAATCAACCTGTGCAAAAACAGAGATTGAAAAAAGAAAGAATACTAGCGCTTTTAAATATCTCACTATAGCTAAACAATTAATTATCACGAAACAATATTAATAAAAAAACCTCTAGTTTATCACTAGAGGTTCATTAAGTTTTTAATAGACTAAAAGAGTTAGTTTACATCATAATAGTCATATACATGATATTCATTGAATGCAACTTCTTCGTCACATTCTAAAGTTGAGTAATGCTTCTCACCAGCATCAAATAAAACAAGATTTAAACGTTTAAACAATAAATGCAACATTTCTTTTTGTCCTTCTTCGTCCAACTCTAAGGTCAATTTTACAATATGCTCTTTACTCTCTGTGCTTTTTTCTTTATCTACACAGATTAGAGTTACTTTAAAGTCACTGATTCCTGTTAAAGATAATCCTACAACTTTAAATCTCTCTTGATCCACATCAAAGTACTCCCCAATACTGCTGATGTAATTCCCTTTTTTTGCAGCGATGATATCTGATATATCAGCCGCGATACTTCCTGTGAAGTCATTGAATTGTACTTCTGCTTTCATAAAACAACAAAATTTAATTTTCTTTTCATTGATAAAGATAGTAAAACATTAGTTCTCACAACATTATATATTATTTTTAAATTACTATCCATTTTTAAGAAACTTTGAGACTGTATAACTTATTTTTTTAGATAAAAAATAACATTAAAATCAATTATATCTTAAACAATTCAAATTATTTTCATTTTTTTAATATACAGCAATACGTTTTAAAAAAGTCAAACTCCTATTTTTATCAAAAACACAAAAAATAAACATATAATATACACAATAGTTTATTTTCAAACAATAACCGAATCAATAAACCAATATAATTTCACTTTTAAATTCACATCCGAATAAAAAGTATTAAAATAAGATAACAAAAAAGTAAAAAACAACACTAACAATTCACATTACGTCAATTATTGACATTAAAGAAATCTCATAAAAGAGCGAAACAATGCATTTTTATTAAAAAAACTTATTTATTTCTAATTCATAGGCTTCGTTTAGCCTTCTTTATAATATACTGAATTCCCTTAGAATTATTTTGTTTTTCCCATTTATCACAGACTTCTAACACAAAAGCAGGTTGTGTTTTAGCAGCATCATTTAGCCAATTACCTACACTATCCATCACATACTTAGAAGAATCCTCTTTTAAAGCTTCTAATAAAGGAAGGCCTACTTCTGGATTTTCTTTTAACCTATCAATATGCTTACACCATACTCCTCTAGGTCTTGTAGACTCAGTCACAAATCTTCTTATATATTCATTCTCATCCTTAGTCCACGTAAGTAATATTGTTATACTTTCGTCTAACTTATCTATAATATCAGCACGTACAGCCATCCAACAAATCTCTCTAACTCCAAAATGCCCATCCCCTGCAAAGTATTTAATTTCTTCTAGCTTCTCATTTATACTTAATGCATCATTATAACCTATAAAATAAGTCGCCCAACATCGTACTAAATCACTTTTATGCTTTTTTAATAATTCAAACAATTCTCTATCTTCATTTTCCTTTGCTAAACAATACAAAGTATAACCTATACATTGATTAATAGAATTTACAGTTGGCTTTTTTATGCTTTCTATAGCATCTAATACGATGCTCGTATACATATCTTTTTTTAAATCCAACAATACATATTGGACGAGTTGCCTTTGATCAATCGCCAACCACTCTGTCAAATTCACACTTGACAACTCACCTTTATTTAACATCGCTAAAACACCTTCAGGAATATCTTTAATTGACCTTGCTCCTTTTCTATTCTCCATAATGAACATTCTTAAAACAAAATAAAGCTCTTACGAGCTTTATTCCTTATCTATATAATAATAGGACTCTACTGTAAAGATAAATATACAGTCTAAATGTTACAAAACATTAATTACCTCTTTCAATTCTAAACGATTACCATAATTCACATCCATATATCTAAAGCTGATTCTTCCCTCATCATCTATTATATAAACAGCAGGTATATTTAATTCTGTCTTTTCTGTTTGATTCAAATGTTTTAGATCTATTCCAAGCATCTCATAATGAGGCTGTACAAAATCTTGTAATTCAAATTTGATATCTAATGCCTTACCTAATACTAAGTTTTTATCTTGAACAATTGGAAAAGACATCTTATTCTCACTCTTCCAATCTTTAAGGAGCTCTATATTCATTGGTGACACTACTATTACCTCAACGCCTTTATCCTGTAACATTGGATAATAACTCATTAAATGAGCCATCTCTATATTACAAAAAGGACACCAATTTCCTCTTACAAAACTAACTAAAGTCTTTTTACCTTTAAACAAATCAACAATAGGAATCTGCTGATTACTTTCTGTCACTACCTCTACTGAAGGAAACATCATTCCTACTTCTGATGTTGTTCCAAAACTTTTTGTGTGCAAATCCATAATAGAATTACCAAAAGCATTCATAGTTTCTACAGGCACTTGAGACTGCATCCCTTGAGTCATTGTATCTAAAGCTTGTTTTATTTCTTTCATATTAAAGTCTTATTTTTGCAAAGATGATAATCACTTTATTATCATACAATACCGCATATATTCACCCCATAGGGATAAAAAAGTCACTTTTATGAATACAAAGGCACGAGCAATAGAAGAAAAAATTTGTCCACTTGAATTTGCAGTGAATGCCATCAGTGGAAAGTGGAAAATTCCCATCGTTTGGCAAATTAACCAAG
It encodes the following:
- a CDS encoding 3'-5' exonuclease; amino-acid sequence: MELKLHRPICFFDLETTGIDVARDRIVEISILKVFPNGNNESKTWLVNPERAIPAQSTAIHGITDEKVANEPTFKELAPLVYNMIKDSDLAGFNSDRFDIPLLAEELLRAGVDFEMGNRVSVDIQTIFHKKEERTLSAAYRFYCNESLDNAHSAAADTNATYEILKAQLDRYEDLENDMKLLSEYTTRKKSVDFAGFIALNEEGKEIFTFGKHKGALVDEVLENEPGYYGWIQNADFPLYTKKVLTGLKLRKLNNKL
- a CDS encoding cytochrome-c peroxidase, encoding MKKRLVLLTVLLALVSCKKEQKSNSDDKGEVKSELLTKASAYFQPISSVENTNLDPEKVALGKYLYFDTNLSKDGNISCNSCHNLNTYGVDNLAFSPGDDGSLGGRNSPTVFHAALHSMQFWDGRAKDVEEQAGGPILNPVEHNIKDEKELEDRLRKIDMYKEKFAAVYKSDKEPITFKNITNAIGAFERTLMPESRFDKFLDGDITALTAQEQKGLETFISVGCITCHNGVALGGQMFQKFGVYGDYWQETKSAKIDNGLADLSKKDTEKYLFKVPGLRNIEHTGPYFHDGSVKDLKEAVRIMASLQTNVKLSQEQIDDITVFLGSLSSDIKDEVKKSPFES
- a CDS encoding acyl-CoA thioesterase — protein: MDFNSNDFRFFHPLEIRWSDMDALGHVNNVMYIDYFQIGRGYYMNEASKTWDWFKHMFVIANISCNYIKEIKLNVRHPKIGVRISKMGGKSFEIEYAIVSEGENRDLILHAIGTSTQVMMDIKEKKTIEIPTWLREEIENYEPGL
- a CDS encoding DUF4421 family protein, which gives rise to MIINCLAIVRYLKALVFFLFSISVFAQVDSTYVKDHIKPYGVKFAIGKDVLALDYTLEDKKSTQTFESNKPVSIGVGFLWGSSSFSFSHGFSFMREKEKGKTKATDFQYHHYGDKFLIDLYYKRNKGFYRYKENHKDDTPTAEDIFPDFKIHMYGALFQYVWNNEKYSLGAAYDLSKVQMKSAGSLLLGGGMFYSSLRNIPVLSEELNDYDKRTYHFGPNIGYGYNWVPYKKVLVAGAFTFGVNGAIEENLLTNKTVFTVNPSVVGRFSLGYIGEEWIVSASAVANGLFLNMKKDYQTGLLASTFNFTVIKRFNLKKEIKFLKKDYNWKEAIFGSKRNDVNNAINEE
- a CDS encoding DNA alkylation repair protein, encoding MENRKGARSIKDIPEGVLAMLNKGELSSVNLTEWLAIDQRQLVQYVLLDLKKDMYTSIVLDAIESIKKPTVNSINQCIGYTLYCLAKENEDRELFELLKKHKSDLVRCWATYFIGYNDALSINEKLEEIKYFAGDGHFGVREICWMAVRADIIDKLDESITILLTWTKDENEYIRRFVTESTRPRGVWCKHIDRLKENPEVGLPLLEALKEDSSKYVMDSVGNWLNDAAKTQPAFVLEVCDKWEKQNNSKGIQYIIKKAKRSL
- a CDS encoding peroxiredoxin-like family protein, which produces MKEIKQALDTMTQGMQSQVPVETMNAFGNSIMDLHTKSFGTTSEVGMMFPSVEVVTESNQQIPIVDLFKGKKTLVSFVRGNWCPFCNIEMAHLMSYYPMLQDKGVEVIVVSPMNIELLKDWKSENKMSFPIVQDKNLVLGKALDIKFELQDFVQPHYEMLGIDLKHLNQTEKTELNIPAVYIIDDEGRISFRYMDVNYGNRLELKEVINVL